The Catenulispora sp. EB89 genome includes a region encoding these proteins:
- the rarD gene encoding EamA family transporter RarD has protein sequence MAESGSAAEQRLGVGFGVAAYGAWGLFPLYWPLLEPAGAGEILAHRMVWSLLAVVVLLGVRQVPGGAARWGWVREFVRAPRKVAILAGAAAAISVNWFVYIWSVNHGHTVDTAFGYFINPLVTVLFGVFLLRERLRRLQWAAVGVGAVAVLVLAVGYGKAPWIALVLAGSFGTYGLLKKVAAVPAAEAMAVESALQFVPAVGYLVWLGTRGTLDFGHHGAGNTALLMLAGPVTVVPLICFGAAANRLPLSVVGLLQFLAPILQFLCGVLVQHESVPPARLAGFLIVWLALVLLTVDALRTARRRPAQPAQPTSMSTSTSDSASSIRDSTFTQASTSA, from the coding sequence ATGGCAGAGAGCGGGAGCGCCGCTGAGCAGCGGCTCGGGGTGGGGTTCGGGGTCGCGGCTTATGGGGCGTGGGGGTTGTTTCCGCTCTACTGGCCGTTGTTGGAGCCGGCGGGGGCCGGGGAGATTCTGGCGCACCGGATGGTGTGGTCGTTGCTCGCTGTGGTGGTACTGCTTGGTGTGCGGCAGGTGCCGGGGGGCGCTGCGAGGTGGGGGTGGGTGCGGGAGTTCGTGCGGGCGCCTCGGAAGGTGGCGATTCTTGCCGGGGCCGCCGCTGCCATTTCTGTCAACTGGTTCGTCTACATCTGGTCCGTGAATCATGGGCACACCGTTGACACCGCGTTCGGGTACTTCATCAATCCGCTGGTGACCGTGCTCTTCGGGGTCTTCCTGCTGCGGGAGCGGCTGCGGCGGTTGCAGTGGGCCGCGGTGGGGGTCGGTGCGGTCGCGGTGCTGGTGCTGGCCGTCGGGTACGGCAAGGCGCCGTGGATCGCGCTGGTTCTGGCCGGGAGCTTCGGGACGTATGGGCTGCTCAAGAAGGTCGCGGCGGTGCCGGCCGCGGAGGCCATGGCGGTGGAGTCCGCGCTGCAGTTCGTGCCCGCCGTCGGCTACCTGGTGTGGCTCGGGACGCGGGGCACGCTCGACTTCGGGCACCACGGGGCCGGGAACACCGCGCTGCTGATGCTCGCCGGGCCGGTCACGGTGGTGCCGCTGATCTGCTTCGGGGCGGCCGCGAACCGGCTGCCGCTCTCGGTGGTCGGGCTGCTGCAGTTCCTGGCACCGATCCTGCAGTTCCTGTGCGGGGTGCTGGTGCAGCACGAGTCCGTGCCGCCGGCGCGCCTGGCCGGGTTCCTGATCGTCTGGCTCGCGCTGGTGCTGCTGACGGTCGACGCGCTGCGCACGGCCCGCCGACGGCCGGCTCAGCCCGCTCAGCCCACGTCCATGTCCACGTCCACGTCCGACAGCGCGTCCAGCATCCGCGACAGCACCTTTACGCAGGCGTCCACGTCGGCCTGA
- a CDS encoding 2-oxoacid:ferredoxin oxidoreductase subunit beta: MPELLKLTTKDFKTDQEVRWCPGCGDYAILAAVQGFMPSLGISREDIVFVSGIGCSSRFPYYMNTYGMHSIHGRAPAIATGLAASRPDLSVWVVTGDGDALSIGGNHLIHALRRNVNLKILLFNNRIYGLTKGQYSPTSEQGKITKSTPYGSLDAPFNPVSLALGAEATFVARTIDSDRKHLTSVLQAAAEHQGTALIEIYQNCNIFNDGAFENLKDNSVRDRHLIRLEHGQPIAFGPDDERYGIVRMPDATLKVVPLEQAGDAVLIHDAHTPEPDLAFALSRLPDPATLSPTPIGVFRDVTRPTYDQLMADQLDDAARTLGSGKLDELLTGSDTWTIS, translated from the coding sequence ATGCCGGAACTTCTGAAACTGACCACCAAGGACTTCAAGACCGACCAGGAAGTGCGCTGGTGCCCCGGCTGCGGGGACTACGCGATCCTGGCGGCGGTCCAGGGCTTCATGCCGTCCCTGGGCATCTCCCGGGAAGACATCGTGTTCGTCTCGGGCATCGGCTGCTCCTCGCGCTTCCCGTATTACATGAACACCTACGGGATGCACTCCATCCACGGCCGCGCCCCGGCGATCGCCACCGGGCTGGCCGCCTCCCGGCCGGACCTGTCGGTGTGGGTGGTCACCGGCGACGGCGACGCGCTGTCCATCGGCGGGAACCACCTGATCCACGCACTGCGCCGGAACGTCAATCTGAAGATCCTGCTGTTCAACAACCGGATCTACGGCCTGACCAAGGGGCAGTACTCGCCAACCTCGGAGCAGGGCAAGATCACCAAGAGCACGCCGTACGGGTCGCTGGACGCCCCGTTCAACCCGGTGTCGCTGGCCCTGGGCGCCGAGGCGACCTTCGTGGCCCGGACCATCGACTCCGACCGCAAGCACCTCACCTCCGTGCTCCAGGCCGCGGCCGAGCACCAGGGCACGGCGCTGATCGAGATCTACCAGAACTGCAACATCTTCAACGACGGCGCCTTCGAGAACCTGAAGGACAACTCCGTCCGGGACCGGCACCTCATCCGTTTGGAGCACGGGCAGCCGATCGCGTTCGGACCGGACGACGAGCGCTACGGCATCGTGCGGATGCCGGACGCCACGCTGAAGGTGGTGCCGCTGGAGCAGGCCGGGGATGCCGTGCTGATCCACGACGCCCACACCCCGGAGCCGGACCTGGCGTTCGCGCTGTCCCGGCTGCCGGACCCGGCGACGCTGTCCCCTACGCCGATCGGGGTCTTCCGGGACGTCACCCGGCCGACGTACGACCAGCTGATGGCCGACCAGCTCGACGACGCCGCGCGCACCCTCGGCTCGGGCAAGCTCGACGAGCTGCTGACGGGGTCCGACACGTGGACGATCTCGTGA
- a CDS encoding MarR family winged helix-turn-helix transcriptional regulator yields MTDEPLPPEELASRLAEVYLLVGPLYRRVLRKVELGDAVEGVGAGVRAVLDMLRLGGPMTVPQMGRAQALSRQFVQRMVNDAAEHGFVEAIPNPAHRRSSLIRLTDAGRGAIEAVIAREHGLLGQIGGGDLTQADVDACVKVLSRMLDALSDVDVDMDVG; encoded by the coding sequence ATGACCGACGAACCGCTCCCGCCCGAGGAACTGGCGTCCCGGCTGGCCGAGGTGTACCTGCTGGTCGGGCCGCTGTACCGGCGCGTGCTGCGCAAGGTGGAGCTCGGCGACGCGGTCGAGGGCGTCGGCGCCGGGGTGCGCGCGGTGCTGGACATGCTGCGCCTCGGCGGGCCGATGACCGTGCCGCAGATGGGGCGGGCGCAGGCGCTGAGCCGGCAGTTCGTGCAGCGGATGGTGAACGACGCGGCGGAGCACGGGTTCGTCGAGGCGATCCCGAACCCGGCGCACCGGCGGTCGTCGCTGATCCGGCTCACCGACGCCGGCCGCGGCGCGATCGAGGCGGTGATCGCGCGGGAGCACGGGCTGCTCGGCCAGATCGGCGGCGGCGACCTGACTCAGGCCGACGTGGACGCCTGCGTAAAGGTGCTGTCGCGGATGCTGGACGCGCTGTCGGACGTGGACGTGGACATGGACGTGGGCTGA
- a CDS encoding amino acid permease, producing the protein MSRTSTAAPKPAGAGASAVPVAAPGALAPDVNLPESLSYRVKKRLLGQPLVNDQLHGEKLSNPVALGVLAPDCVSSSAYGTEQMLTQLVPYFGTVGFMLVMPVTGVILGLLLLLTLCYRDVVRHYTKAGGAYVVARENFGQKVAQIAAVALLIDYIVTVAVQIAAGTDAIASWMTFTFHVNIDNWKIYISVFVIILLCFGNLRGIREAGRSFAVPAYFYIVMAGVTVLLGLVKLATGNLAHSTSVHDQANGALHLGGYTGTLFQVTAILWILKGFANGGSSLTGLEAISNGVSVFKKPAGKNAAKTMIWMSTALGSLVLGISILAWQLKTDPYSSGNPTVLAQITKLTWGGHGFGTVMLTLVQLATALILYTGGNTSFNGFPFLTSFVAEDNFLPRQFLVRGHRLAFSNGIIVLTILSLALLIGTGGNLTSLVALYAIGVFTGFVMASAGLFKYHLSRNEPHRLWKMFVAGSACVMSFAVVVIFATVKFTEGAWMVVIVFPPAVFGLIQLNKRYRREAEALAKAPASAELPTRTQTSILVLVDSVDLAVIKTLRYARSLRPTEVRAVHLMVDNLYAEQLRNQWDASQAADIPLEVIEVPDRRIRRAAMELAARETSDSYEVTVLLPRRTYSPVVGRLLHDRTADRLAEVLSTLPHVVATIVPFDVVEAIEELELAEKGRKSKVREAEGTGAAKPRSTKKMLLDAECASIPDPGHGVPVPLTPIGTVQWRQRAAVEGRIRSVAVSPVKGSPALEAELYDASGGITLVFYGRRSIPGIEPGASMRVEGMVGEMEGHLAMANPTYKLLPREYGDDE; encoded by the coding sequence ATGAGCAGAACCAGCACGGCCGCGCCGAAGCCGGCCGGCGCGGGGGCGAGCGCGGTACCTGTCGCGGCGCCCGGGGCCCTGGCCCCGGACGTCAACCTTCCCGAGAGTCTCAGCTACCGCGTCAAGAAGCGTCTGCTCGGCCAGCCTCTGGTGAACGACCAGCTGCACGGCGAGAAGCTGTCCAACCCGGTGGCGCTCGGCGTGCTGGCGCCGGACTGCGTGTCGTCCTCGGCGTACGGCACCGAGCAGATGCTGACCCAGCTCGTGCCGTACTTCGGCACCGTGGGCTTCATGCTGGTCATGCCGGTCACCGGGGTGATCCTGGGACTGCTGCTCCTGCTCACCCTGTGCTACCGCGACGTGGTGCGGCACTACACCAAGGCCGGCGGCGCGTACGTCGTGGCCCGGGAGAACTTCGGGCAGAAGGTCGCGCAGATCGCCGCGGTCGCGCTGCTCATCGACTACATCGTGACGGTGGCGGTGCAGATCGCCGCCGGCACGGACGCCATCGCGTCCTGGATGACCTTCACCTTCCATGTCAACATCGACAACTGGAAGATCTACATCTCGGTCTTCGTGATCATCCTGCTCTGCTTCGGCAACCTGCGCGGCATCCGCGAGGCGGGGCGCTCGTTCGCGGTGCCGGCGTACTTCTACATCGTGATGGCCGGCGTGACCGTGCTGCTCGGCCTGGTCAAGCTGGCCACCGGCAACCTGGCGCACTCCACGAGCGTGCACGACCAGGCGAACGGCGCGCTGCACCTGGGCGGCTACACCGGAACGCTGTTCCAGGTCACCGCGATCCTGTGGATCCTGAAGGGCTTCGCCAACGGCGGCTCCTCGCTGACCGGCCTGGAGGCCATCTCCAACGGCGTGTCGGTGTTCAAGAAGCCGGCCGGCAAGAACGCCGCCAAGACGATGATCTGGATGTCCACGGCGCTGGGCTCGCTGGTGCTGGGCATCTCGATCCTGGCCTGGCAGCTCAAGACCGACCCGTACAGCAGCGGCAACCCCACGGTGCTGGCCCAGATCACCAAGCTGACCTGGGGCGGGCACGGCTTCGGGACGGTGATGCTGACCCTGGTGCAGCTGGCCACGGCGCTGATCCTGTACACCGGCGGCAACACGTCGTTCAACGGGTTCCCGTTCCTGACCTCGTTCGTCGCCGAGGACAACTTCCTGCCCCGGCAGTTCCTGGTCCGCGGGCACCGGCTGGCGTTCTCCAACGGGATCATCGTGCTGACGATCCTGTCGCTGGCGCTGCTGATCGGCACCGGCGGCAACCTGACGTCGCTGGTCGCGCTGTACGCGATCGGGGTGTTCACCGGCTTCGTGATGGCCTCGGCGGGTCTGTTCAAGTACCACCTGTCGCGCAACGAACCGCACCGCCTTTGGAAGATGTTCGTGGCCGGGTCGGCCTGCGTGATGTCGTTCGCGGTCGTGGTGATCTTCGCGACGGTGAAGTTCACCGAGGGCGCGTGGATGGTCGTCATCGTCTTCCCGCCGGCGGTGTTCGGCCTGATCCAGCTGAACAAGCGCTACCGCCGCGAGGCCGAGGCACTGGCCAAGGCCCCGGCCTCGGCGGAGCTGCCGACCCGCACCCAGACCTCGATCCTGGTCCTGGTCGACTCGGTGGACCTGGCCGTGATCAAGACCCTGCGCTACGCCCGCTCCCTGCGCCCGACCGAGGTCCGCGCGGTACACCTGATGGTCGACAACCTGTACGCCGAGCAGCTGCGCAACCAGTGGGACGCCTCCCAGGCGGCGGACATCCCGCTGGAGGTCATCGAGGTCCCGGACCGCCGCATCCGCCGCGCGGCGATGGAGCTCGCGGCACGCGAGACCTCGGACAGCTACGAGGTGACCGTGCTGCTGCCCCGCCGCACGTACTCCCCGGTCGTCGGCCGCCTGCTCCACGACCGCACAGCCGACCGCCTGGCCGAAGTCCTCTCGACCCTGCCGCACGTGGTGGCCACGATCGTGCCCTTCGACGTGGTCGAGGCCATCGAGGAACTGGAACTCGCCGAGAAGGGCCGCAAGAGCAAGGTCCGCGAAGCCGAGGGCACCGGAGCCGCCAAGCCCCGCTCCACGAAGAAGATGCTCCTCGACGCCGAATGCGCCAGCATCCCCGACCCCGGCCACGGCGTCCCGGTCCCCCTGACCCCGATCGGCACAGTCCAGTGGCGCCAGCGCGCGGCGGTCGAGGGCCGCATCCGCTCGGTGGCGGTGTCCCCGGTGAAGGGCTCCCCGGCACTGGAAGCCGAACTCTACGACGCCTCCGGCGGCATCACCCTGGTGTTCTACGGCCGCCGCTCCATCCCCGGCATCGAGCCGGGCGCGAGCATGCGCGTCGAGGGCATGGTCGGCGAGATGGAGGGGCACCTGGCGATGGCGAACCCGACATACAAGCTGCTGCCGCGCGAGTACGGGGATGACGAGTAG